A single region of the Oscillatoria salina IIICB1 genome encodes:
- a CDS encoding DUF4327 family protein, which yields MTNQVAHPMVKLQRQVRSLVESKILRPNDSIWKIALLYGEEWSYWKQELLDFGFSMQDPVSELLLVEAWDEDDS from the coding sequence ATGACTAATCAAGTAGCTCACCCAATGGTGAAGTTGCAGCGCCAAGTGCGCTCACTTGTCGAGTCGAAAATCCTCCGACCTAACGACAGTATCTGGAAAATAGCCCTGCTCTATGGGGAGGAATGGTCTTACTGGAAACAAGAATTGCTCGATTTTGGTTTTTCGATGCAAGATCCAGTCAGCGAATTGCTTCTAGTAGAAGCTTGGGATGAAGATGACTCATAA
- a CDS encoding serine/threonine phosphatase, translating to MLVCPNCQSENPNTNNFCQKCGTSLRYKNCHKCHKEVKWSDENCPHCGTLTGTVWWAIISQPSTEVSSTKEENVAQSSVTEEIDLKVVPENSVAGTGRPITVLKVDEEEEETDEVDDSSDLVTTKVEDEIQAVEEKVEISPTEEREINQQPVYLDSQQRYRVLNKIEEVKAWFAGQPTLDKFLQLKVLDENPLEKSLLDVVLEQNADPSELLEGHESQLASELLPKMGLNELAVPYILLQNSFVHIVPEVHDAWQDEQGTVVLLEDRSEWELVTSIWGKEDLPILQILFWLDEMACLWKALLEVGCGESLLVEKNLRVDEDQNLGLQQLYFDARDRQGNLQDLGKMWQKLFHQSGKTQYGPLVTVLKQLSEGEIPTVEELRTKIAAIARQEQEVDFEPDEVTDELEDPEWVLDEEDLELENLAEHDEQMDSEHLFYNSPDNDTPTVVLPMQLLSLDDAGCTDIGRQRQHNEDYFGITTQLKKQENVLGKSMEARGLYIVCDGMGGHAAGEVASAMAVETLQRYFEANWVEDRELPEREVILQGILAANQAIYDVNQQNARSGSGRMGTTLVMALIKDTNVAIAHVGDSRIYTYTRKRGLEQITIDHEVGQREIERGVEPEIAYSRPDAYQLTQALGPRDGNILKPDITFTEVNEDTLFILCSDGLSDNQLLENNWESYIAPLISSKANLEQGLLKLIEFANHHNGHDNITVAIAKLKVRPNLEHQRL from the coding sequence TAATTTCTCAACCAAGTACGGAAGTAAGCTCAACTAAAGAGGAAAATGTAGCTCAATCTTCTGTAACTGAGGAGATCGATTTAAAAGTTGTTCCAGAAAATTCGGTTGCGGGGACAGGTCGTCCAATTACAGTATTGAAAGTAGATGAAGAGGAAGAAGAAACCGATGAGGTTGATGATTCTTCAGATTTAGTCACCACAAAAGTGGAAGATGAAATCCAAGCTGTAGAGGAAAAGGTCGAAATTTCTCCGACTGAGGAAAGAGAAATAAATCAGCAGCCAGTATATTTAGACTCGCAGCAGCGTTACCGGGTGCTAAATAAGATAGAGGAAGTAAAAGCTTGGTTTGCAGGTCAGCCTACTTTAGATAAATTTTTACAGCTCAAAGTTTTAGATGAAAATCCCCTGGAAAAATCACTTCTGGATGTAGTCTTGGAGCAAAATGCCGATCCGTCAGAATTGCTTGAGGGACATGAGTCGCAGTTAGCTTCAGAACTGTTACCAAAAATGGGTCTGAACGAGTTGGCAGTTCCTTATATTTTATTGCAAAATTCTTTTGTTCACATTGTCCCAGAAGTACATGATGCGTGGCAAGACGAACAAGGGACGGTAGTTTTACTAGAAGATCGTTCCGAATGGGAATTAGTCACTTCAATATGGGGTAAAGAAGATTTGCCAATTTTGCAGATTTTGTTCTGGCTGGATGAAATGGCTTGCTTGTGGAAAGCACTGTTAGAAGTTGGCTGTGGTGAAAGCTTGTTAGTAGAAAAAAATCTCCGGGTGGATGAAGATCAAAACCTCGGTTTGCAACAATTATATTTCGATGCTCGCGATCGCCAAGGGAATCTTCAAGATTTAGGCAAAATGTGGCAGAAGCTATTTCATCAGTCAGGAAAGACACAATACGGTCCGTTAGTAACAGTCCTCAAACAGTTGAGTGAGGGAGAGATCCCCACAGTGGAAGAATTACGAACAAAGATAGCCGCGATCGCTCGCCAAGAACAAGAAGTTGATTTTGAGCCTGATGAGGTGACTGACGAACTTGAAGATCCCGAATGGGTTTTAGATGAAGAAGATTTAGAATTGGAAAATCTTGCCGAACATGATGAACAGATGGATAGCGAACATCTCTTCTACAATAGCCCGGATAATGATACGCCCACAGTAGTGTTGCCGATGCAACTACTCAGTCTTGACGATGCAGGTTGTACCGATATTGGTCGTCAACGGCAACATAATGAAGATTATTTTGGCATTACTACTCAACTGAAAAAGCAAGAAAATGTTTTAGGCAAAAGTATGGAAGCTCGCGGCTTGTATATTGTTTGCGATGGAATGGGAGGACATGCAGCAGGAGAAGTTGCTAGTGCGATGGCGGTAGAAACTCTCCAACGCTATTTTGAAGCTAATTGGGTTGAAGATCGGGAATTGCCGGAGCGAGAAGTTATTTTACAGGGAATCCTGGCAGCTAACCAAGCTATTTACGATGTGAATCAGCAAAATGCTCGTTCTGGTAGCGGACGTATGGGTACGACCTTGGTTATGGCTTTAATTAAAGATACCAATGTGGCGATCGCCCATGTGGGTGATAGTCGCATCTACACTTATACCCGCAAGCGCGGTTTAGAACAAATCACTATCGATCATGAAGTTGGTCAACGGGAAATCGAGCGCGGTGTCGAACCGGAGATTGCCTACTCTCGTCCCGACGCTTACCAGCTTACTCAAGCTCTCGGACCGCGAGATGGCAATATCCTTAAACCGGATATTACCTTTACTGAGGTCAATGAAGATACGTTATTTATTCTTTGCTCGGATGGTCTTTCCGATAATCAATTGTTAGAAAATAACTGGGAAAGTTATATTGCACCTTTAATTAGTTCTAAAGCTAATTTGGAGCAAGGATTATTAAAATTAATCGAGTTTGCCAATCACCATAATGGTCACGATAATATTACTGTCGCGATCGCTAAATTAAAGGTTCGTCCTAATCTGGAGCATCAAAGGCTCTAA
- a CDS encoding FHA domain-containing serine/threonine-protein kinase, with product MVTLTLLDPQEQKALQQWNFPDGAIIRIGRAPDNDVVLKNFPEVSRYHLELVPSESSHWRLINKGTNGTFLNGVLVSQGLVRDESIFQLAKAGPKLKFQLNSFSVAEKAHPATPGCSHSGNSANNLFCIHCGQPLVEKERFVRQYQVLKPLGQGGMGTTYLAWDRQGTISGQPQLLVLKEMNADMAQIKKAKELFEREARILKTLNHPGIPKYYDFFIEGDKKYLAMELIHGQNLEQRIYQTGPVTPEQAVEWMIQTCDLLSYLHSLDPPLVHRDVKPANLIVRHLDNKVVLLDFGAVKEVGTPLMTRIGAEGYSAPEQNRGRPCTQSDIYAIGPTLIFLLTGQQPLNFYQRQGDGYQFAIKNVPTITRQLRQAIERACEPKLNKRYQTARELSEALSKCI from the coding sequence ATGGTCACTCTGACCCTCCTCGACCCCCAGGAGCAGAAAGCACTCCAACAATGGAACTTTCCCGATGGCGCAATTATCCGCATTGGTCGCGCTCCCGATAATGATGTGGTTCTCAAAAATTTTCCGGAGGTCTCGCGCTATCACCTAGAACTTGTGCCTAGTGAGAGTTCTCACTGGCGGCTAATTAATAAAGGTACGAATGGAACTTTTCTTAACGGTGTTCTTGTCTCTCAAGGCTTAGTTAGAGATGAGTCGATTTTTCAGTTAGCTAAAGCAGGACCGAAGCTAAAATTTCAACTTAACTCTTTTTCCGTTGCCGAAAAGGCTCATCCTGCTACTCCAGGTTGTTCTCATTCGGGTAACTCAGCCAATAATTTATTTTGCATTCACTGCGGTCAACCTTTAGTAGAAAAAGAGCGTTTCGTTCGCCAGTATCAGGTATTAAAGCCTCTCGGACAAGGTGGTATGGGTACTACTTATCTGGCTTGGGATCGCCAAGGAACGATTTCTGGACAGCCTCAGTTGCTGGTATTGAAGGAAATGAATGCCGATATGGCACAAATTAAGAAAGCTAAAGAACTTTTTGAGCGAGAGGCTCGCATCCTCAAAACTTTGAACCATCCTGGTATTCCTAAATACTATGACTTTTTTATTGAAGGAGATAAAAAATATCTGGCAATGGAGTTAATCCACGGGCAAAATTTGGAGCAACGCATCTATCAAACTGGACCTGTGACTCCAGAACAAGCTGTTGAGTGGATGATTCAAACTTGCGATCTTCTCAGTTATCTTCACTCTCTAGATCCACCTTTAGTCCACCGAGATGTGAAACCGGCTAATTTGATCGTGCGCCATTTGGATAATAAAGTAGTTTTACTCGACTTTGGTGCAGTAAAAGAAGTTGGTACGCCTTTGATGACGCGCATTGGTGCTGAGGGCTATAGCGCACCCGAACAAAATCGGGGTCGTCCCTGTACTCAGTCAGATATTTATGCGATCGGTCCGACGCTGATCTTTTTACTGACTGGACAACAACCACTCAACTTTTATCAGCGTCAAGGAGATGGTTATCAGTTTGCGATTAAAAATGTTCCCACTATTACTCGCCAGTTAAGGCAAGCGATCGAACGAGCTTGCGAGCCTAAGTTGAATAAGCGCTATCAAACCGCACGCGAGTTGTCTGAGGCACTTAGTAAGTGCATTTGA
- the cimA gene encoding citramalate synthase translates to MNEDTSNQIWLYDTTLRDGSQREGLSLSLEDKLRIAHKLDEMGIPFIEGGWPGANPKDVQFFWKLKEEPLKQAEVVAFCSTRRPQKNVAEDPMLQAILAAGTRWVTIFGKSWDLHVTEGLNTTLAENLAMIGETIEYLRSQGRRVIYDAEHWFDGYKNNPAYALETLAVAIAAGAEWLVFCDTNGGTLPHEITQIVKEVVTKLKINCQDSCSPQLGIHTHNDGDTAVANAIAAVREGARMVQGTINGYGERCGNANLCSLIPNLQLKLGYQCIGDRQLQQLTTVSRLISEIVNLAPDEHAPFVGRSAFAHKGGIHVSAVQRNPLTYEHIQPEAVGNQRRIVISDQSGLSNVLAKARNFGIDLNKKDPTCRHILQRLKDLENQGYQFEAAEASFELLMRSALGQRQEMFELRGFQVHCDIWQSQVNSESNALATIKLAVNGQDLLEVAEGNGPVSALDAALRKALVNFYPEIAEFHLTDYKVRILDSGAGTSAKTRVLVESSNGKQRWTTVGVSTNIIDASYRAVVEGIEYGLLLNSAATSTVTSSFKSQSRISNEIFQQKLS, encoded by the coding sequence ATGAACGAAGATACTTCTAATCAAATTTGGCTCTACGATACAACTCTCAGAGATGGTTCTCAACGCGAAGGGCTATCTTTATCATTGGAAGATAAATTAAGAATCGCCCATAAGCTTGATGAAATGGGTATTCCTTTCATTGAGGGAGGGTGGCCCGGAGCGAATCCGAAAGATGTACAATTTTTCTGGAAGCTGAAGGAAGAACCTCTCAAACAAGCGGAAGTGGTGGCTTTTTGTTCAACCCGCCGTCCCCAGAAAAATGTGGCTGAAGATCCGATGCTGCAAGCGATTTTAGCGGCTGGAACGCGCTGGGTGACGATTTTCGGGAAATCCTGGGATTTGCACGTTACCGAAGGTTTAAACACGACTTTAGCCGAAAATCTGGCGATGATTGGGGAGACAATTGAGTATCTTCGCAGTCAGGGACGACGAGTAATTTACGATGCCGAACATTGGTTTGACGGTTATAAAAATAATCCTGCTTATGCTTTAGAAACATTGGCAGTAGCGATCGCTGCTGGCGCGGAATGGCTCGTTTTTTGCGATACTAATGGTGGGACTTTGCCTCATGAAATAACCCAAATTGTCAAGGAAGTTGTTACAAAATTAAAGATTAATTGCCAAGATTCTTGCTCGCCGCAACTAGGAATCCATACTCATAACGATGGCGATACCGCAGTAGCAAACGCGATCGCAGCCGTGAGGGAAGGTGCGAGAATGGTACAAGGAACGATCAATGGTTATGGCGAACGCTGCGGTAATGCTAACCTTTGCTCATTGATCCCCAATTTACAACTAAAACTAGGTTATCAATGTATCGGCGATCGCCAACTCCAACAATTAACAACTGTTAGCCGTTTAATCAGCGAAATTGTCAATCTCGCCCCTGACGAACACGCACCCTTTGTCGGACGTTCTGCATTTGCTCACAAAGGCGGGATCCATGTTTCCGCAGTACAACGCAACCCACTCACCTACGAACACATTCAACCAGAAGCAGTGGGAAACCAACGCCGAATCGTTATTTCTGACCAATCTGGCTTGAGTAATGTTCTCGCCAAAGCCCGTAATTTTGGCATTGACTTAAACAAAAAAGACCCTACCTGTCGTCACATCCTCCAACGTCTCAAAGATTTGGAAAATCAAGGCTATCAATTTGAAGCCGCCGAAGCTAGTTTTGAATTGCTAATGCGTTCCGCCCTCGGACAACGACAGGAAATGTTTGAACTGAGAGGCTTTCAAGTTCATTGCGATATTTGGCAAAGTCAAGTTAATTCCGAAAGTAATGCTCTAGCCACGATCAAATTAGCAGTTAATGGTCAGGATTTGCTGGAAGTAGCCGAAGGAAATGGACCTGTTTCTGCTTTAGATGCAGCACTGCGCAAGGCTTTAGTCAACTTCTATCCGGAAATTGCCGAATTTCATCTGACTGATTATAAAGTCAGAATTCTCGATAGTGGAGCGGGAACTTCCGCAAAAACGCGCGTTTTAGTTGAATCTAGCAATGGCAAACAACGCTGGACAACTGTCGGCGTTTCCACAAATATTATCGATGCTTCTTATCGAGCAGTTGTTGAGGGTATTGAGTACGGTTTGCTGTTGAATTCTGCCGCGACAAGCACAGTAACATCCTCATTTAAATCTCAATCCCGAATCTCAAACGAAATCTTTCAGCAAAAACTATCATAG
- a CDS encoding Uma2 family endonuclease, producing MSVETNPEKISLTTPENIWVEDDWEPPMPPTDLIFDDGEPLESNRHRIAMNVLIRSLQQGYSDISNFFTGGNMFIYYSSSQARNRDFKGPDFFAVLNVDGRNDRQGWVVWEENGRYPDVIVELMSPSTARIDKGPKKDIYEQVFRTPNYFIYDPFDPDSLQGWHLDPGNGYQELQPNERGWLWCQRLGYWLGTWEGTIDRETAVWLRFYDESGNLVPLPEEAAQREAEMAQQEAQAAQQQAQAAQQQAQAAQQQAQALAAKLREMGIDPDNL from the coding sequence ATGAGTGTCGAAACTAATCCCGAAAAAATCTCTCTTACTACTCCAGAAAATATTTGGGTAGAAGATGATTGGGAACCCCCAATGCCTCCTACAGATTTAATTTTTGATGATGGAGAACCCTTGGAAAGTAACCGCCACCGCATTGCCATGAATGTCCTCATTCGATCGCTACAACAAGGATATAGCGATATCAGTAATTTTTTCACTGGGGGCAATATGTTTATTTACTATAGCAGCAGCCAAGCTCGTAATCGGGATTTCAAAGGACCTGATTTTTTTGCTGTGTTAAACGTTGATGGAAGAAACGATCGCCAAGGTTGGGTTGTTTGGGAAGAAAATGGTCGTTACCCAGATGTAATCGTGGAACTAATGTCACCAAGTACCGCTAGAATTGACAAAGGTCCGAAAAAGGATATTTACGAACAAGTATTTCGTACTCCAAATTATTTTATTTACGATCCGTTCGATCCTGACTCCTTACAAGGTTGGCATTTAGATCCTGGTAATGGTTATCAAGAATTACAGCCAAATGAACGAGGTTGGCTTTGGTGTCAGCGTCTTGGTTATTGGTTGGGAACTTGGGAAGGAACGATCGACCGCGAAACTGCTGTTTGGCTGAGGTTTTATGATGAGTCAGGTAATTTAGTTCCTTTACCAGAAGAAGCCGCGCAACGCGAAGCGGAAATGGCGCAACAGGAAGCCCAAGCCGCCCAGCAGCAAGCCCAAGCCGCCCAGCAGCAAGCCCAAGCCGCCCAGCAGCAAGCCCAAGCCTTGGCAGCTAAATTAAGAGAAATGGGGATAGATCCTGATAACTTATAA
- a CDS encoding ABC transporter ATP-binding protein, which produces MRDRQTSNNFPLLQLEQVSLAASIGSAYLLHDLSLAIDKGKFLTIVGASGSGKTSLLRLLNRLNEPTTGKIYLENQDYQKIPVTQLRQQIVLVLQEPKLLGMRIDEALAYPLILQQLGKEEIKERVRYWVGRLNIPEEWLDRHELQLSLGQRQLVAIARGLIMQPKILLLDEPTSALDFGRANHLLEILTDLTLTSEMTVIMVNHQLELIESKSDRVLYLQEGKLLQDLPAKEIDWVSLREELVSLQKQTAAEWL; this is translated from the coding sequence ATGCGCGATCGCCAGACATCGAACAATTTTCCGCTTTTACAGCTAGAACAAGTATCTTTGGCTGCTTCAATTGGTTCTGCTTATCTTTTGCACGATCTTTCTTTGGCAATTGACAAAGGAAAATTTTTGACAATTGTTGGCGCTTCTGGTAGTGGAAAAACTTCTTTATTGCGCCTTTTAAATCGATTGAACGAACCCACTACAGGCAAAATTTATCTGGAAAACCAAGATTATCAAAAAATACCTGTGACCCAACTACGTCAACAAATAGTTTTAGTGCTGCAAGAACCAAAACTACTAGGAATGAGAATTGACGAAGCCTTAGCTTATCCCTTGATTTTACAACAGCTAGGAAAAGAAGAAATCAAGGAACGAGTAAGATATTGGGTAGGGCGGTTAAATATACCCGAAGAATGGTTAGATCGTCACGAACTACAACTTTCTTTAGGACAAAGACAATTAGTAGCGATCGCCCGAGGCTTAATTATGCAACCCAAAATACTCTTGCTTGACGAACCAACTTCCGCATTAGATTTTGGTCGAGCAAATCATCTGCTAGAAATATTAACCGATTTAACTCTAACTAGTGAAATGACAGTAATAATGGTCAATCATCAGTTAGAGTTAATCGAAAGCAAGAGCGATCGCGTCCTTTATCTCCAAGAAGGAAAATTACTTCAAGATTTACCCGCAAAAGAAATAGATTGGGTTTCCTTACGAGAAGAGTTAGTTAGCCTTCAAAAGCAAACCGCCGCAGAATGGCTTTAA